A region from the Mycobacterium heidelbergense genome encodes:
- the rplB gene encoding 50S ribosomal protein L2, whose protein sequence is MAIRKYKPTTPGRRGASVSDFAEITRSEPEKSLVRPLHGHGGRNAHGRITTRHKGGGHKRAYRVIDFRRNDKDGVNAKVAHIEYDPNRTANIALLHYLDGEKRYIVAPLGLSQGDVVESGANADIKPGNNLPLRNIPAGTLVHAVELRPGGGAKLARSAGSSIQLLGKEGSYASLRMPSGEIRRVDVRCRATVGEVGNAEQANINWGKAGRMRWKGKRPSVRGVVMNPVDHPHGGGEGKTSGGRHPVSPWGKPEGRTRHPNKASNKLIVRRRRTGKKHSR, encoded by the coding sequence ATGGCAATTCGTAAGTACAAGCCGACGACCCCGGGTCGCCGCGGCGCCAGCGTGTCCGATTTCGCCGAGATCACCCGGTCGGAACCGGAGAAGTCGTTGGTGCGCCCGCTGCACGGTCATGGTGGGCGCAACGCGCACGGCAGGATCACCACCCGGCACAAGGGTGGTGGGCACAAGCGCGCCTACCGGGTGATCGACTTCCGCCGCAACGACAAGGACGGCGTCAACGCCAAGGTCGCGCACATCGAGTACGACCCGAACCGCACCGCCAACATCGCGCTGCTGCACTACCTGGACGGCGAAAAGCGCTACATCGTTGCCCCGCTTGGTCTCTCGCAGGGTGACGTGGTGGAGTCGGGCGCCAACGCCGACATCAAGCCGGGCAACAACCTGCCGCTGCGCAACATCCCGGCCGGTACCCTGGTGCACGCCGTGGAGCTGCGGCCGGGTGGCGGCGCCAAGCTCGCGCGATCGGCCGGCTCGAGCATCCAGCTGCTCGGCAAGGAGGGCAGCTACGCGTCGCTGCGGATGCCCAGTGGGGAGATCCGCCGCGTCGATGTGCGCTGCCGCGCGACCGTCGGCGAGGTGGGCAACGCCGAGCAGGCAAACATCAACTGGGGCAAGGCCGGTCGGATGCGGTGGAAGGGCAAGCGCCCGTCGGTCCGCGGCGTGGTCATGAACCCGGTCGATCACCCGCACGGCGGTGGTGAGGGTAAGACCTCGGGTGGCCGCCACCCGGTCAGCCCGTGGGGTAAGCCCGAGGGCCGCACCCGTCATCCCAACAAGGCCAGTAACAAGCTCATCGTCCGGCGCCGGCGCACCGGCAAGAAGCACTCGCGGTAA
- the rpsC gene encoding 30S ribosomal protein S3, which yields MGQKINPHGFRLGITTDWKSRWYADKQYADYVKEDVAIRRLLSSGLERAGIADVEIERTRDRVRVDIHTARPGIVIGRRGTEADRIRADLEKLTGKQVQLNILEVKNPESQAQLVAQGVAEQLSNRVAFRRAMRKAIQSAMRQPNVKGIRVQCSGRLGGAEMSRSEFYREGRVPLHTLRADIDYGLYEAKTTFGRIGVKVWIYKGDIVGGKRELAAAAPAGADRPRRERPSGTRPRRSGASGTTATSTEAGRAAGGEEQAAAPEAAAPVEAQSTES from the coding sequence GTGGGCCAGAAGATCAATCCGCACGGCTTCCGGCTGGGCATCACGACCGACTGGAAGTCGCGCTGGTACGCGGACAAGCAGTACGCCGACTACGTCAAGGAAGACGTCGCGATCCGTCGGCTGCTGTCCAGCGGCCTTGAGCGCGCCGGGATCGCCGACGTGGAGATCGAAAGGACCCGGGACAGGGTTCGGGTTGATATCCACACCGCCCGTCCCGGCATCGTCATCGGCCGCCGTGGCACCGAGGCCGACCGGATCCGCGCCGACCTGGAAAAGCTGACCGGCAAGCAGGTCCAGCTCAACATCCTCGAGGTCAAAAACCCCGAGTCGCAAGCACAATTGGTGGCCCAGGGCGTCGCCGAGCAGCTGAGCAACCGGGTGGCGTTCCGCCGCGCGATGCGCAAGGCCATCCAGTCGGCGATGCGTCAGCCCAACGTCAAGGGCATCCGCGTGCAGTGCTCGGGCCGCCTCGGCGGCGCCGAGATGAGCCGCTCGGAGTTCTACCGCGAGGGCCGGGTGCCGCTGCACACGCTGCGCGCCGACATCGACTACGGCCTCTACGAGGCCAAGACCACCTTCGGCCGGATCGGCGTGAAGGTGTGGATCTACAAGGGCGACATCGTCGGCGGCAAGCGCGAATTGGCCGCCGCCGCGCCGGCGGGCGCCGACCGTCCGCGCCGCGAGCGGCCGTCGGGCACCCGTCCGCGCCGCAGCGGCGCGTCGGGCACCACCGCGACCAGCACGGAGGCCGGCCGGGCCGCCGGTGGCGAGGAGCAGGCCGCCGCGCCGGAAGCCGCGGCGCCCGTTGAAGCGCAGAGCACGGAGAGCTGA
- a CDS encoding arylsulfatase yields MAAESTEFQGKIELDIRDSEPDWGPYAAPTAPENSPNILYLVWDDTGIATWDCFGGLVEMPAMTRIAERGVRLSQFHTTALCSPTRASLLTGRNATTVGMATIEEFTDGFPNCNGRIPADTALISEALAEHGYNTYCVGKWHLTPLEESNMASTKRHWPTSRGFERFYGFLGGETDQWYPDLVYDNHPVNPPGTPEDGYHLSKDLADKTIEFIRDAKVIAPDKPWFSYVCPGAGHAPHHVFKEWADKYAGRFDMGYERYREIVLEKQKSLGIVPPDTELSPVNPYLDVKGPRGESWPLQDTVRPWDSLNDEEKRLFSRMAEVFAGFLSYTDAQIGRILDYLEESGQLDDTIIVVISDNGASGEGGPNGSVNEGKFFNGYIDTVEESMKLFDHLGGPETYNHYPIGWAMAFNTPYKLYKRYASHEGGIADTAIISWPNGIAAHGEVRDNYVNVCDITPTVYDLLGLTPPRTVKGIAQKPLDGVSFKAALADPGADTGKETQFYTMLGTRGIWHRGWFANTIHAATPAGWSHFEADRWELFHIEADRSQCHDLAAEQPEKLEELKALWFSEAAKYNGLPLSDLNLIETLTRSRPYLVGERPSYIYYPDCADVGIGAAAEIRGRSFTVLADVTVDTTGAEGVLFKQGGAHGGHVLFIQDGRLHYVYNFLGERQQLISSSGPVPLGRHVFGVRYARTGTVENSHTPLGDLTLFVDDAVVGTLAEVTTHPGTFGLAGAGITIGRNGGSGVSSRYKAPFTFTGGTIAQVTIDLSGRPYEDVERELALAFSRD; encoded by the coding sequence ATGGCGGCAGAATCGACGGAATTTCAGGGCAAGATCGAGCTGGATATCCGCGATTCGGAGCCGGACTGGGGACCGTACGCGGCACCGACCGCGCCGGAGAACTCGCCGAACATCCTCTACCTGGTCTGGGACGACACCGGCATCGCCACCTGGGATTGCTTCGGCGGCCTGGTCGAGATGCCCGCCATGACGCGGATAGCCGAACGCGGTGTGCGACTGTCGCAATTTCACACCACCGCGCTATGCTCGCCGACCCGGGCGTCCCTGCTGACCGGGCGCAACGCGACCACGGTCGGCATGGCCACCATCGAAGAGTTCACCGACGGTTTCCCGAACTGCAACGGGCGGATCCCGGCCGACACGGCGCTGATTTCCGAGGCGCTCGCCGAACACGGTTACAACACTTACTGCGTCGGCAAGTGGCACCTGACGCCACTCGAAGAGTCGAACATGGCGTCGACGAAGCGGCACTGGCCGACCTCGCGCGGCTTCGAGCGGTTCTACGGTTTCCTGGGCGGCGAGACCGACCAGTGGTATCCCGACCTGGTATACGACAACCACCCCGTAAACCCCCCGGGCACACCGGAAGACGGTTATCACCTGTCGAAGGACCTCGCCGACAAGACCATCGAATTCATTCGCGATGCCAAGGTCATCGCGCCGGACAAGCCGTGGTTCAGCTACGTGTGCCCCGGCGCCGGGCATGCCCCGCACCACGTCTTCAAGGAGTGGGCGGACAAGTACGCGGGCCGGTTCGACATGGGCTACGAGCGCTACCGCGAGATCGTGCTGGAGAAGCAGAAGTCGCTGGGGATCGTGCCGCCGGACACCGAATTGTCGCCGGTGAACCCGTATTTGGACGTGAAAGGACCGCGGGGCGAGTCGTGGCCCCTGCAGGACACCGTGCGGCCCTGGGACTCGCTCAACGACGAAGAGAAGAGGCTGTTCTCCCGGATGGCCGAGGTGTTCGCCGGCTTCCTGAGCTACACCGACGCCCAGATCGGCCGAATCCTGGATTATCTCGAGGAGTCCGGCCAGCTCGACGACACGATCATCGTGGTGATCTCCGACAACGGCGCCAGCGGCGAGGGCGGGCCCAACGGATCGGTGAACGAGGGCAAGTTCTTCAACGGTTACATCGACACCGTCGAAGAGAGCATGAAGCTATTCGACCACCTGGGCGGTCCGGAGACCTACAACCATTACCCGATCGGATGGGCGATGGCCTTCAACACCCCCTACAAGCTGTACAAGCGCTATGCCTCGCACGAGGGCGGGATCGCCGACACGGCAATCATTTCGTGGCCCAATGGCATTGCGGCGCACGGCGAGGTTCGTGACAACTACGTCAACGTCTGCGATATCACTCCGACCGTTTACGACCTGCTGGGCCTGACGCCGCCGCGGACCGTCAAGGGTATTGCGCAAAAGCCACTGGATGGCGTGAGTTTCAAGGCGGCCCTTGCCGATCCGGGCGCCGACACCGGAAAGGAAACCCAGTTCTACACCATGCTGGGTACCCGCGGGATCTGGCACCGGGGCTGGTTCGCCAACACCATTCATGCGGCCACGCCGGCGGGTTGGTCGCACTTCGAGGCCGATCGCTGGGAGCTCTTCCACATCGAAGCCGACCGCAGCCAGTGCCATGATTTGGCCGCCGAGCAACCCGAAAAGCTGGAAGAGCTTAAGGCGCTGTGGTTTTCCGAGGCCGCCAAGTACAACGGTCTGCCGCTGTCGGACTTGAACCTCATCGAGACATTGACGCGGTCGCGGCCGTACCTGGTCGGCGAAAGGCCAAGCTACATTTACTATCCCGACTGCGCGGACGTCGGCATCGGCGCCGCCGCCGAGATCCGCGGTCGCTCGTTCACCGTGCTGGCCGACGTGACCGTGGATACCACCGGCGCCGAGGGTGTGCTGTTCAAACAGGGTGGCGCTCACGGCGGGCACGTACTGTTCATCCAGGACGGACGCTTGCACTACGTCTACAACTTCCTCGGCGAGCGCCAGCAGCTGATCTCGTCGTCCGGCCCGGTGCCGCTGGGCCGACATGTGTTCGGTGTTCGCTATGCGCGGACGGGCACGGTGGAAAACAGCCACACCCCCCTCGGTGACCTCACGCTGTTCGTCGACGACGCGGTGGTCGGCACGCTGGCGGAGGTGACCACCCATCCCGGAACGTTCGGGCTGGCGGGCGCCGGTATCACCATCGGGCGCAATGGCGGTTCGGGAGTGTCGAGCCGCTATAAGGCCCCGTTCACATTCACCGGGGGCACC
- the rplC gene encoding 50S ribosomal protein L3 has product MARQGLLGTKLGMTQVFDENNRVVPVTVVKAGPNVVTRIRTPERDGYSAVQLAYGEISPRKVNKPVTGQYAAAGVNPRRYLAELRLETPDAAAEYEVGQELTAEIFADGSYVDVTGTSKGKGFAGTMKRHGFRGQGASHGAQAVHRRPGSIGGCATPARVFKGTRMAGRMGNDRVTVQNLLVHKVDAENGVLLIKGAVPGRTGGLVMVRNAVKRGEK; this is encoded by the coding sequence ATGGCAAGACAAGGCCTGCTGGGCACCAAGCTGGGCATGACGCAGGTATTCGACGAGAACAACAGGGTTGTGCCGGTGACGGTGGTCAAGGCGGGGCCGAACGTGGTGACGCGCATCCGCACCCCGGAGCGTGACGGCTACAGCGCGGTGCAGCTGGCCTACGGCGAGATCAGCCCCCGCAAGGTCAACAAGCCGGTGACCGGCCAGTACGCCGCCGCGGGCGTGAACCCCCGCCGGTACCTGGCCGAGTTGCGGCTGGAGACCCCGGACGCCGCGGCCGAATACGAGGTCGGTCAGGAGCTGACGGCCGAGATCTTCGCCGACGGCAGCTATGTCGACGTGACCGGCACCTCCAAGGGGAAGGGCTTCGCCGGCACCATGAAGCGGCACGGCTTTCGCGGGCAGGGCGCCAGCCACGGCGCGCAGGCGGTGCACCGCCGCCCGGGTTCGATCGGCGGCTGCGCCACTCCGGCGCGGGTCTTCAAGGGCACCCGGATGGCCGGCCGGATGGGCAACGACCGGGTGACCGTCCAGAACCTGTTGGTGCACAAGGTCGATGCCGAGAACGGCGTGCTGCTGATCAAGGGCGCGGTCCCCGGGCGCACCGGTGGACTCGTGATGGTCCGCAACGCGGTCAAACGAGGTGAGAAGTAA
- the rpsS gene encoding 30S ribosomal protein S19: MPRSLKKGPFVDDHLLKKVDVQNEKNTKQVIKTWSRRSTIIPDFIGHTFAVHDGRKHVPVFVTESMVGHKLGEFAPTRTFKGHIKDDRKAKRR; encoded by the coding sequence ATGCCACGCAGCCTGAAGAAGGGCCCGTTCGTCGACGACCACCTGCTCAAGAAGGTCGACGTCCAGAACGAGAAGAACACCAAGCAGGTCATCAAGACCTGGTCGCGCAGGTCCACGATCATTCCGGACTTCATCGGCCACACCTTTGCCGTGCACGACGGGCGCAAGCATGTCCCGGTGTTCGTCACCGAGTCGATGGTGGGTCACAAGCTCGGTGAGTTCGCGCCGACGCGCACCTTCAAGGGACACATCAAGGACGACCGGAAGGCCAAGCGGCGATGA
- the rpsQ gene encoding 30S ribosomal protein S17 — MMAEAKKAAPKTAAKAAPKAAAAKDAASKDKGPKNTPRTPTTRGRRKVRIGYVVSDKMQKTIVVELEDRMRHPLYGKIIRTTKKVKAHDENSTAGIGDRVSLMETRPLSATKRWRLVEILEKAK, encoded by the coding sequence GTGATGGCAGAAGCCAAGAAGGCAGCTCCGAAAACGGCCGCGAAAGCCGCCCCCAAGGCGGCCGCCGCGAAGGATGCCGCGTCGAAAGACAAGGGCCCCAAGAACACTCCGCGCACACCCACGACGCGCGGCCGGCGCAAGGTGCGCATCGGTTATGTCGTGAGTGACAAGATGCAGAAGACCATCGTGGTCGAGCTGGAAGACCGCATGCGCCACCCGTTGTACGGCAAGATCATCCGTACCACCAAGAAGGTGAAGGCGCACGACGAGAACAGCACCGCGGGCATCGGCGATCGCGTCTCGCTGATGGAAACGCGCCCGCTGTCGGCCACCAAGCGCTGGCGGCTCGTCGAGATCCTCGAAAAGGCCAAGTAA
- a CDS encoding PE family protein: MSYVIAAPEYVAAAATDLANIGSTISAANSAASGPLSSVLPAGADEVSAGIATLFDAHAQAYQALSAAAQAFHAQFVQLMSAGGEQYALAEAANASPLQTVGQSVLGGSNSPGQAIATAQPVVGGAASAGSAVAGVPAATGLAGGATPAAPVAATVAPAATAPVALAPAGAPIAAAPAVAPAASAALAPAGTPAAAVPAAAVPAADVSSAAAVPASADAPVATVEAETPELSAASATPAMPVTTPLAAAPATSAAYSPATPPYSPATAPPPREQPATAVGMDEMASYSG, translated from the coding sequence ATGTCATATGTGATCGCAGCGCCGGAGTACGTGGCAGCCGCTGCAACAGATTTGGCGAATATCGGATCCACGATCAGCGCTGCCAATTCCGCCGCGTCGGGACCACTGTCAAGCGTGCTGCCCGCGGGCGCCGACGAGGTGTCGGCCGGCATCGCGACCCTGTTCGACGCGCACGCCCAGGCCTACCAGGCGCTCAGCGCCGCGGCGCAGGCGTTCCACGCCCAGTTTGTCCAGCTGATGAGCGCCGGCGGGGAGCAATATGCCCTCGCCGAGGCCGCCAACGCCTCGCCGCTGCAGACCGTCGGCCAGAGCGTGCTGGGCGGGAGTAATTCCCCCGGCCAGGCGATCGCGACGGCGCAACCGGTGGTGGGCGGCGCGGCATCGGCGGGTTCGGCGGTGGCGGGGGTGCCTGCGGCGACGGGCCTGGCCGGTGGTGCGACGCCGGCGGCGCCGGTCGCGGCGACGGTTGCGCCCGCGGCGACGGCACCCGTTGCCCTGGCACCGGCCGGTGCGCCGATCGCCGCGGCGCCGGCCGTGGCGCCGGCGGCCTCGGCGGCGTTGGCACCGGCCGGCACGCCGGCCGCCGCGGTGCCGGCGGCCGCGGTGCCCGCGGCGGACGTTTCTTCCGCGGCGGCCGTACCCGCATCGGCCGACGCGCCGGTGGCGACAGTTGAGGCGGAAACACCGGAACTCTCCGCAGCCTCGGCGACGCCGGCCATGCCCGTCACCACACCGCTGGCGGCGGCGCCGGCGACATCGGCGGCCTATTCCCCGGCCACGCCGCCCTACTCCCCCGCGACGGCGCCGCCCCCCAGGGAGCAACCCGCGACGGCGGTGGGGATGGACGAAATGGCGTCCTACTCAGGCTGA
- the rplD gene encoding 50S ribosomal protein L4: protein MAAKNALKIDVKTPDGKVDGSIELPAELFDAEANVALMHQVVTAQRAAARQGTHSTKTRGEVSGGGRKPYRQKGTGRARQGSTRAPQFTGGGVVHGPKPRDYSQRTPKKMIAAALRGALSDRARNGRIHAVTELVAGQTPSTKSARAFLGTLTDRKQVLVVIGRTDETGANSVRNLPGVHVLAPDQLNTYDVLRSDDVVFSVEALGAYIAANTTTAEEVSA, encoded by the coding sequence ATGGCAGCCAAGAACGCCCTCAAGATTGACGTCAAGACGCCGGACGGCAAGGTCGACGGTTCCATCGAGCTGCCGGCCGAGTTGTTCGACGCCGAGGCCAATGTCGCGCTGATGCATCAGGTGGTCACCGCGCAGCGCGCGGCGGCCCGCCAGGGTACGCACTCGACCAAGACGCGCGGCGAGGTCAGCGGCGGCGGACGCAAGCCCTACCGGCAGAAGGGAACCGGACGCGCCCGTCAGGGTTCGACGCGGGCCCCGCAGTTCACCGGCGGTGGCGTCGTGCACGGCCCCAAGCCGCGCGACTACAGCCAGCGCACGCCGAAGAAGATGATCGCCGCGGCACTGCGTGGGGCGCTGTCCGACCGCGCGCGCAACGGGCGCATCCACGCGGTTACCGAGTTGGTCGCGGGTCAGACCCCTTCGACCAAGAGCGCCAGGGCGTTTCTGGGCACGCTGACCGATCGCAAGCAGGTGCTGGTGGTCATCGGCCGCACCGATGAGACCGGTGCGAACAGCGTGCGCAACCTGCCCGGCGTGCACGTCCTGGCGCCCGACCAGCTCAACACCTACGACGTGCTGCGCTCCGATGACGTGGTGTTCAGCGTCGAGGCGCTGGGCGCCTACATAGCGGCCAATACGACGACCGCCGAGGAGGTTTCGGCCTGA
- the rplP gene encoding 50S ribosomal protein L16, giving the protein MLIPRKVKHRKQHHPRQRGIASGGTAVNFGDYGIQALEHAYVTNRQIESARIAINRHIKRGGKVWINVFPDRPLTKKPAETRMGSGKGSPEWWVVNVKPGRVLFELSYPNESVARAALTRAIHKLPIKARIVTREDQF; this is encoded by the coding sequence ATGTTGATTCCCCGCAAGGTTAAACACCGCAAGCAGCACCACCCCCGCCAGCGCGGAATCGCCAGCGGCGGCACGGCGGTGAACTTCGGTGACTACGGCATCCAGGCCCTGGAGCACGCCTACGTCACCAACCGGCAGATCGAGTCGGCCCGTATCGCCATCAACCGGCACATCAAGCGTGGCGGCAAGGTGTGGATCAATGTCTTCCCCGACCGCCCGCTGACCAAGAAGCCCGCCGAAACGCGGATGGGTTCCGGCAAGGGCTCCCCGGAGTGGTGGGTGGTCAACGTCAAGCCGGGCCGGGTGCTGTTCGAGCTCAGCTACCCCAACGAATCGGTGGCCCGCGCGGCGCTCACCCGCGCGATCCACAAGTTGCCGATCAAGGCACGCATCGTGACGCGAGAGGATCAGTTCTGA
- the rplV gene encoding 50S ribosomal protein L22: MTTTTEYPSAVAKARFVRVSPRKARRVIDLVRGRSVADALDILRWAPQAASEPVAKVIASAAANAQNNDGLDPATLVVATVYADEGPTAKRIRPRAQGRAFRIRRRTSHITVVVESRPAKDERSAKSARARRAEASKAAAKAPAKKAPAKKAPAKTAAAKKAPAKKATTSEASEAKGGSD; the protein is encoded by the coding sequence ATGACCACCACGACCGAATATCCGTCGGCGGTCGCCAAGGCGCGGTTCGTACGGGTGTCGCCGAGAAAGGCGCGCCGGGTGATCGACCTGGTGCGCGGCCGCTCGGTCGCCGACGCGCTCGACATCCTGCGCTGGGCGCCGCAGGCCGCCAGCGAGCCGGTGGCCAAGGTGATCGCCAGCGCCGCGGCCAACGCCCAGAACAACGACGGCCTGGACCCGGCGACCCTGGTGGTCGCCACGGTCTATGCCGACGAGGGGCCGACCGCCAAGCGCATCCGCCCGCGCGCCCAGGGCCGCGCGTTCCGGATCCGCAGGCGCACCAGCCACATCACGGTCGTGGTGGAAAGCCGGCCGGCCAAGGACGAGCGGTCGGCGAAGTCGGCGCGGGCCCGTCGCGCCGAGGCCAGCAAGGCCGCGGCCAAAGCCCCCGCCAAAAAGGCGCCGGCCAAAAAGGCGCCCGCCAAGACGGCGGCCGCGAAGAAGGCGCCGGCCAAGAAGGCAACTACTTCTGAGGCTTCGGAAGCGAAGGGAGGCTCAGACTAG
- the rplW gene encoding 50S ribosomal protein L23 — MATIADPRDIILAPVISEKSYALLDDNVYTFVVHPDSNKTQIKIAVEKIFSVKVASVNTANRQGKRKRTRTGFGKRKSTKRAIVTLAPGSKPIDLFGAPS; from the coding sequence ATGGCGACCATCGCTGACCCCCGCGACATCATCCTGGCGCCGGTCATCTCCGAGAAGTCCTACGCGCTGCTCGACGACAACGTCTACACGTTCGTGGTGCACCCCGACTCGAACAAGACGCAGATCAAGATCGCTGTCGAGAAGATCTTCTCCGTCAAGGTCGCGTCGGTGAACACCGCGAACCGGCAGGGCAAGCGCAAGCGCACCCGGACGGGATTCGGCAAGCGCAAGAGCACCAAGCGCGCGATCGTCACCCTGGCGCCGGGAAGCAAGCCGATCGACCTCTTCGGGGCACCGAGCTAG
- the rpmC gene encoding 50S ribosomal protein L29: protein MALGISPGELRELTEEELTERLRESKEELFNLRFQMATGQLNNNRRLRTVRQEIARVYTVLRERELGLASGPDGTDGNKES, encoded by the coding sequence ATGGCACTGGGAATTTCGCCTGGAGAACTGCGCGAGCTCACCGAGGAGGAGCTGACCGAGCGCCTGCGCGAATCCAAGGAGGAGCTGTTCAACCTGCGCTTCCAGATGGCGACCGGGCAGCTGAACAACAACCGCCGGCTCCGCACCGTGCGTCAGGAAATCGCGCGCGTCTACACCGTGCTGCGGGAACGAGAACTGGGCCTGGCTAGCGGACCCGACGGTACCGACGGAAACAAGGAATCGTGA
- the rpsJ gene encoding 30S ribosomal protein S10 — protein MAGQKIRIRLKAYDHEAIDASARKIVETVVRTGASVVGPVPLPTEKNVYCVIRSPHKYKDSREHFEMRTHKRLIDILDPTPKTVDALMRIDLPASVDVNIQ, from the coding sequence GTGGCGGGACAGAAGATCCGCATCAGGCTTAAGGCCTACGACCATGAGGCCATCGACGCGTCGGCGCGCAAGATCGTCGAGACCGTCGTCCGCACGGGTGCCAGCGTCGTGGGTCCGGTGCCGCTGCCGACCGAGAAGAACGTGTATTGCGTCATCCGCTCCCCGCATAAGTACAAGGACTCGCGGGAGCACTTCGAGATGCGCACGCACAAGCGGTTGATCGACATCCTGGACCCCACGCCGAAGACCGTTGACGCGCTGATGCGCATCGACCTTCCGGCCAGCGTCGACGTCAACATCCAGTAG